A stretch of the Lactuca sativa cultivar Salinas chromosome 9, Lsat_Salinas_v11, whole genome shotgun sequence genome encodes the following:
- the LOC111884528 gene encoding endo-1,3;1,4-beta-D-glucanase yields the protein MSGPECSANPPEVNSVFGKGSVEEIGGLKAYITGNRSSDRAILLASDAFGYEGVMLRKLADKMGDTGYLIVVPDFFFGDCYYSTMPPQLRENWLPNHPPEKGCENALKIIAELKTRVSAVGAAGFCWGGMMVIKLAKYEDIKAAVILHPGRLSYNDVNEVRVPVAILGGELDQLCPQEEVEHYRKILAAKPQVESFVKIFRGVGHGWASRYKDDDESAIRSAEEAHTDMLNWFSKHLI from the exons atgtcgggaccAGAATGCAGTGCGAATCCACCGGAGGTGAACAGTGTTTTTGGAAAAGGGAGCGTCGAAGAAATCGGAGGACTGAAAGCGTATATTACTGGGAATCGCTCTTCCGATCGAGCCATCCTTCTTGCTTCTGATGCTTTCG GCTATGAAGGAGTTATGCTAAG GAAACTGGCTGACAAAATGGGTGATACTGGATACCTGATTGTCGTTCCTGATTTCTTCTTTGGGGATTGTTATTACAGCACGATGCCTCCACAACTCCGAGAAAACTGGTTACCTAATCATCCTCCA GAAAAAGGATGTGAAAACGCATTGAAGATAATTGCTGAACTTAAAACTAGAGTATCTGCTGTAGGGGCTGCAGGTTTTTGCTGGGGAG GGATGATGGTCATCAAACTCGCAAAATATGAGGACATTAAGGCGGCGGTTATATTGCACCCAGGTCGCTTGTCATACAATGATGTTAATG AGGTGAGGGTCCCAGTTGCCATTTTAGGTGGTGAGCTTGACCAACTATGCCCACAAGAAGAAGTGGAGCATTATCGGAAAATTTTAGCAGCAAAACCACAA GTGGAGAGCTTTGTGAAGATATTCCGGGGCGTTGGTCATGGATGGGCTTCCAGATACAAGGACGATGATGAATCTGCTATCAGGAGTGCCGAGGAGGCTCACACAGACATGCTCAATTGGTTTTCCAAGCACCTCATATAA